In a single window of the Streptomyces sp. NBC_00353 genome:
- a CDS encoding GDP-L-fucose synthase family protein → MTTDLPGPPQESVRPLLRPGARIFVAGHRGLVGSAVVRRLTAEGHEVITRGRDSLDLRDAAPTEAFLRDIRPDAVVLAAAKVGGIMANSTYPVQFLEDNLRIQLSVIAGAHAAGVERLLFLGSSCIYPKRAPQPIPEDALLTGPLEPTNEAYALAKIAGIVQTQSYRRQYGASYISAMPTNLYGPGDNFDLDSSHVLPALIRRFHEARQGGAPEVTLWGSGSPRREFLHVDDLAAACLLLLERYDGDEPVNVGCGEDLTIRELASTVQDVTGYQGRVAWDTSKPDGTPRKLLDISRLSSLGFKPQIPLRDGIARTYAWWLDHRGSGR, encoded by the coding sequence ATGACGACTGATCTCCCCGGCCCTCCCCAGGAATCCGTCCGCCCCCTCCTACGACCCGGCGCCCGCATATTTGTCGCGGGCCACCGCGGGCTCGTCGGCTCGGCAGTGGTGCGCCGCCTCACCGCCGAAGGCCACGAGGTGATCACCCGCGGTCGCGACAGCCTCGATCTGCGCGATGCCGCACCGACCGAGGCCTTTCTGCGTGACATCCGCCCGGACGCCGTGGTGCTGGCCGCCGCCAAGGTCGGCGGAATCATGGCCAACAGCACGTATCCGGTGCAGTTCCTCGAGGACAACCTGCGCATCCAGCTGAGCGTGATCGCCGGTGCGCATGCCGCCGGGGTCGAGCGGCTGCTCTTCCTCGGCTCGTCCTGCATCTATCCCAAGCGCGCCCCGCAGCCGATCCCCGAGGACGCCCTGCTCACCGGCCCGCTGGAGCCGACCAACGAGGCATACGCGCTGGCGAAGATCGCCGGCATCGTGCAGACCCAGTCGTACCGGCGGCAGTACGGCGCCTCGTACATCAGCGCCATGCCCACCAATCTCTACGGGCCCGGCGACAACTTCGACCTGGATTCCTCGCATGTCCTGCCCGCCCTGATCCGCCGGTTCCACGAGGCGCGACAGGGCGGAGCCCCCGAGGTCACCCTCTGGGGTTCCGGCAGCCCCCGGCGCGAGTTCCTGCACGTCGACGACCTGGCCGCAGCGTGCCTCCTGCTCCTCGAACGCTACGACGGCGACGAACCGGTCAACGTCGGCTGCGGCGAAGACCTGACCATCCGTGAACTCGCCTCCACCGTGCAGGACGTGACGGGGTATCAAGGGCGTGTCGCGTGGGACACGTCGAAGCCCGACGGCACCCCGCGCAAGCTTCTCGACATCTCCCGACTCTCCTCTCTCGGCTTCAAACCGCAGATCCCGCTGCGCGACGGCATCGCCCGCACCTACGCCTGGTGGCTGGACCACCGGGGCAGCGGCCGCTGA
- a CDS encoding sugar transferase codes for MGHVELPESEISGPAGLAEAPRPRTSSNRPHSKELEQLWSAPTVQRNRSDHRPGPKRRPGRYLPLIICADLLGLGIPAWLVLGTYGQPRAQLAAGVASLVWTGVRAVRGRYADRRSGGFRGALTAPGDWLLLIGLLAVLATVFREPVQPVTAVVALLPGLLVTVAVSTVRHLPWPGRQQHAVHRVLVVGEAPGVDRAVQLLGSRTDHAYTVVAAIPVGTASLSCEAPVPGRLAPAPADDDVTTVLGGAFAQDADLALVVPGPQLSGERLRRLSWGLHDGGLQLSVLSDLSDIAAGRVRPASAAGLTLLHIVPPLRRGPQMALKAAVDRTGATLGLVLLTPLLLLIGAAIRFTSDGPVFHRQIRQGQHNQPFTMWKFRTMVEDAETHKAKLATANENDGPMFKMRRDPRVTRIGRFLRRTSLDELPQLLNVIRGDMSLVGPRPPLPEEVSRYDERELRRLAVRPGLTGLWQVSGRSDLSWQETVSLDLWYVDNWSVATDLGLMARTLRAVTDGRGAY; via the coding sequence CCACGTCCGCGGACTTCTTCAAACCGGCCTCACAGCAAGGAACTCGAACAGCTGTGGAGTGCCCCGACCGTACAGCGCAACCGTTCTGACCACCGGCCCGGCCCGAAGAGAAGACCGGGCCGGTACCTGCCGCTCATCATCTGCGCCGATCTCCTCGGCCTGGGGATACCGGCCTGGCTCGTACTGGGCACCTACGGACAACCGCGGGCACAACTCGCCGCCGGGGTGGCCTCGTTGGTGTGGACCGGCGTCCGGGCAGTGCGTGGCCGGTACGCGGACCGGCGGTCGGGGGGCTTCAGGGGCGCGCTGACCGCCCCCGGGGACTGGCTGCTGCTCATCGGCCTGCTGGCCGTGCTCGCGACCGTGTTCAGGGAGCCGGTCCAGCCGGTGACCGCGGTCGTTGCGCTGCTGCCCGGCCTGCTGGTGACCGTCGCCGTGTCGACGGTGCGTCACCTCCCTTGGCCGGGACGGCAACAGCATGCTGTGCACCGGGTGCTGGTGGTCGGCGAGGCGCCGGGGGTGGACCGGGCGGTGCAGCTGCTCGGTTCCCGTACGGACCACGCCTACACCGTGGTGGCCGCCATACCCGTCGGGACGGCGTCACTGAGCTGTGAGGCTCCGGTGCCGGGCCGGCTCGCACCCGCCCCGGCCGACGACGACGTGACCACAGTCCTGGGCGGAGCCTTCGCCCAGGACGCGGATCTGGCGCTCGTCGTGCCCGGACCGCAGCTGTCCGGGGAACGGCTGCGACGCCTGTCCTGGGGGCTGCACGACGGGGGGCTCCAGCTGTCCGTGCTGTCGGACCTCTCGGACATCGCGGCAGGCCGGGTGCGGCCGGCCTCCGCGGCCGGGCTGACGCTGCTGCACATCGTGCCGCCGCTGCGCAGGGGGCCGCAGATGGCGCTGAAGGCCGCGGTGGACCGCACCGGTGCGACCCTCGGACTCGTGCTGCTGACACCGCTGTTGCTCCTGATCGGGGCGGCAATACGGTTCACCTCCGACGGCCCGGTGTTCCACCGCCAGATCCGTCAGGGGCAGCACAACCAGCCGTTCACCATGTGGAAGTTCCGCACGATGGTGGAGGACGCCGAAACGCACAAGGCGAAGCTGGCGACGGCGAACGAGAACGACGGTCCGATGTTCAAGATGCGCCGCGATCCCCGGGTGACCCGGATCGGCCGGTTCTTGCGCCGGACCTCGCTCGACGAGCTGCCGCAGCTGCTCAATGTGATCCGGGGTGACATGTCGCTGGTGGGTCCGCGGCCGCCCCTGCCGGAGGAGGTGTCCCGCTACGACGAGCGTGAGCTCCGGCGGCTCGCGGTCCGGCCCGGGCTCACGGGCCTGTGGCAGGTCAGCGGACGTTCGGACCTGTCCTGGCAGGAGACCGTCTCGCTCGACCTGTGGTACGTCGACAACTGGTCGGTGGCCACGGACCTGGGGCTCATGGCCCGTACGCTGCGCGCCGTCACCGACGGCCGCGGGGCGTACTGA